Proteins encoded by one window of Emticicia oligotrophica DSM 17448:
- a CDS encoding REP-associated tyrosine transposase: protein MDEFHERHLPHFQPLGGLFFVTFNLYGCIPKEIYQQWEHEFQVEKEKIMLFSKSKNEDLERLNKIAFAKKDKFLDTYSGGKHFLKSETLAKIVADALHFWDGKRFELFAYCIMSNHVHVVLRLFNDTEISTPPYLQEIMHSIKRFSARECNKLLGETGKFWQDESYDRLIRNDEELHKILVYVLNNPVKAGLCQQMKDWKWSYIKDVYNHIM from the coding sequence ATGGATGAGTTTCATGAGAGGCATCTCCCTCATTTTCAGCCACTTGGAGGTTTGTTTTTTGTAACTTTCAATCTTTATGGGTGTATCCCCAAAGAAATTTATCAACAATGGGAACATGAATTTCAAGTGGAAAAAGAAAAAATAATGCTATTTTCGAAAAGTAAAAATGAAGATTTAGAGCGATTGAACAAAATAGCTTTTGCCAAAAAAGATAAATTTCTTGATACCTATTCTGGCGGAAAACATTTTCTTAAAAGTGAAACTTTAGCAAAAATTGTAGCAGATGCTCTGCATTTCTGGGATGGTAAACGCTTTGAACTTTTTGCCTACTGCATTATGTCAAATCATGTACATGTAGTGCTAAGGCTATTCAATGATACAGAAATATCTACCCCACCATATCTCCAAGAAATCATGCACTCAATCAAACGATTTTCTGCCCGTGAATGTAACAAGCTATTAGGAGAAACAGGTAAGTTCTGGCAAGATGAAAGTTATGATAGATTGATTCGTAATGATGAAGAATTACATAAAATTTTAGTGTATGTTTTAAATAACCCTGTAAAAGCTGGTCTTTGCCAACAAATGAAAGATTGGAAATGGTCGTACATCAAAGACGTTTACAATCATATCATGTAG
- the gatB gene encoding Asp-tRNA(Asn)/Glu-tRNA(Gln) amidotransferase subunit GatB — MKYEIVIGLEVHCQLATESKIFASDTNKFGSEPNTNISVITLGHPGVLPKLNKKAVEYAIKMGLACGCEINRNNYFDRKNYFYPDLPKGYQVSQDKYPICKGGAIKIRLKEGKTFKERALELHHIHLEEDAGKSVHDGSDTFTLLDYNRAGTPLVEIVSEPCMRSPEEAGAYLNEIRKIVRYLGICDGNMEEGSMRADLNISIREEGTTEFGTKVEIKNMNSIRNLQHAAEYEYKRQVALLESGGKIIQETRMFDADKGQTYSMRVKETMNDYRYFPEPDLAPIRISDEWMNDIQSKMPALPSELFEKFTKEFGILEEHAVTITDSKEMADYFVEACKYSENYKAISNWLTSTIRGYLNETGIEITEFSLKPSQLAEIIALVDANKISSSAAAQKLFPLMLENPTASALALAESNNLIQESNTDTLQALINEVLAANEAKVKEYKNGKKGLLGMFVGEVMKKSKGSADPKRTNELLMKALQ, encoded by the coding sequence ATGAAATACGAAATTGTCATTGGCTTAGAAGTACACTGCCAACTTGCAACAGAGAGTAAGATATTTGCTTCAGATACCAATAAGTTTGGTAGCGAACCCAATACTAATATTAGTGTAATTACGCTCGGACACCCTGGTGTCTTACCAAAATTGAATAAGAAAGCAGTCGAATACGCCATCAAAATGGGTTTGGCTTGTGGCTGCGAAATCAACCGCAATAATTATTTCGACCGCAAAAACTATTTTTACCCAGACCTTCCAAAAGGTTATCAGGTTTCTCAAGATAAATATCCAATTTGTAAAGGAGGAGCTATCAAAATTCGCCTTAAAGAAGGCAAAACTTTTAAAGAAAGAGCATTAGAGCTTCACCATATTCACCTTGAAGAAGATGCAGGAAAATCAGTACATGATGGTAGCGATACTTTCACACTACTCGACTATAACCGTGCGGGAACGCCACTCGTGGAAATTGTTTCGGAGCCATGTATGCGTAGCCCAGAAGAAGCTGGTGCCTATCTGAACGAAATTCGTAAAATTGTACGTTATTTAGGTATCTGCGATGGTAATATGGAAGAAGGCTCAATGCGTGCCGACTTAAATATTTCAATTCGTGAAGAAGGTACAACAGAATTTGGAACAAAAGTTGAGATTAAGAATATGAATTCGATTCGTAATCTTCAACACGCCGCCGAATACGAGTATAAACGCCAAGTAGCATTATTAGAGTCGGGTGGGAAAATTATTCAAGAAACACGTATGTTCGATGCTGATAAAGGACAAACCTATAGCATGCGTGTAAAAGAAACCATGAACGATTATCGTTATTTCCCAGAGCCCGATTTAGCACCAATTCGAATCTCGGATGAATGGATGAACGATATTCAATCAAAAATGCCAGCCCTTCCGAGTGAATTATTTGAGAAATTCACGAAAGAATTTGGTATTCTTGAAGAACATGCCGTGACGATTACAGATAGCAAGGAAATGGCTGATTACTTTGTAGAAGCTTGTAAATACTCAGAAAACTACAAAGCAATATCGAATTGGCTTACCTCTACAATCAGAGGATACCTAAACGAAACTGGCATAGAAATTACTGAATTTAGCCTCAAGCCAAGTCAGTTAGCGGAAATTATCGCTTTGGTAGATGCCAATAAGATTAGTAGTTCGGCAGCCGCTCAAAAGCTTTTCCCCCTGATGCTCGAAAACCCAACGGCTTCAGCATTAGCTTTAGCAGAAAGCAATAATTTGATTCAAGAAAGCAATACTGACACACTTCAAGCGTTAATCAACGAAGTTCTAGCAGCCAATGAAGCTAAAGTAAAAGAGTATAAAAATGGCAAAAAAGGCTTATTGGGTATGTTTGTAGGCGAAGTAATGAAGAAATCAAAAGGTTCAGCTGACCCAAAACGCACCAATGAATTATTGATGAAAGCCCTACAATAA
- a CDS encoding TlpA disulfide reductase family protein — protein MKNIIIATCLIISGMACQSQPQANKPTGTESTYSISGKIKSVVSGKVYLERMNDRNIALKIDSVAVSPDNSFSFKGKMTEPGIYQLNIANQQIIGLILDGGETLNIVADGFNTPDKPGTFSVDGSPTMAKFNQVVSESQKFRQTQMDLQNQFDVATQKKDEKKKKDIQFKYQAEEDKYNATIKPIITELGTSLAGLIAINNFLNPEKDFEIFANAANQLEKEGKNHFFAKLFIQDVKRRSAGSVGADAPDFSLVDLDGKTVKLSDLRGKVVVLDFWATWCGPCIMSFPGMKMSMDKFKDNPNVKFLFVNTYERVSTEQWKSTVANFVKQRGYTSFPVILDIGGDVAGSYGVNGIPAKFCIDKEGKIKFKSTGYLGSNDAIVNEMTHWVEEASK, from the coding sequence ATGAAAAACATCATCATCGCTACGTGCTTGATTATCAGCGGAATGGCTTGCCAATCGCAACCTCAAGCTAATAAGCCTACTGGTACCGAAAGTACTTATAGCATTAGTGGCAAGATAAAATCAGTTGTAAGTGGTAAGGTTTATTTAGAAAGAATGAACGACCGAAATATTGCTTTGAAAATTGACTCGGTTGCAGTTTCTCCTGATAATAGTTTTTCATTTAAAGGAAAAATGACCGAACCGGGTATCTATCAGCTAAACATTGCCAATCAACAAATTATTGGTTTAATTTTAGATGGTGGCGAAACCCTAAACATTGTAGCGGATGGCTTCAATACGCCCGATAAACCTGGCACTTTTTCAGTAGATGGTTCACCTACCATGGCTAAGTTTAATCAGGTAGTGAGTGAATCACAGAAGTTTCGTCAGACTCAGATGGATTTACAAAACCAGTTTGATGTAGCGACTCAGAAAAAAGATGAGAAAAAGAAGAAAGATATTCAATTCAAATATCAAGCAGAAGAAGATAAATATAATGCCACCATCAAGCCAATTATTACTGAATTAGGGACTTCATTGGCTGGCTTAATTGCTATCAACAATTTCTTAAATCCTGAAAAAGATTTTGAAATTTTTGCTAATGCCGCAAATCAATTAGAAAAAGAAGGCAAAAACCATTTCTTCGCCAAACTTTTTATTCAAGATGTAAAGCGTAGAAGTGCTGGCTCTGTTGGTGCAGATGCTCCCGATTTCTCATTGGTTGATTTAGATGGAAAAACCGTAAAGCTTTCTGATTTAAGAGGCAAAGTAGTCGTACTTGATTTTTGGGCAACTTGGTGCGGTCCTTGTATTATGTCGTTTCCAGGCATGAAAATGTCGATGGATAAATTCAAAGATAATCCGAATGTGAAGTTCTTGTTTGTGAATACGTATGAGCGTGTAAGCACAGAACAATGGAAATCTACAGTTGCTAATTTTGTTAAACAACGTGGCTACACTTCGTTCCCAGTGATTCTAGATATTGGTGGAGATGTGGCTGGTAGCTATGGAGTGAATGGAATTCCAGCAAAATTCTGTATTGATAAAGAAGGTAAAATCAAATTCAAAAGTACAGGTTATTTAGGCTCAAATGACGCAATTGTCAATGAAATGACACATTGGGTTGAAGAAGCAAGTAAGTAA
- a CDS encoding T9SS type A sorting domain-containing protein yields the protein MKAIFSLMKKSTVLMLCAAPIISFAQEKKEKIRVRIEQEVEGKTTISEKVFNGSGLSSSQKEEMIEKFKDSVLALNKGKAQGVKIEVDNNSNSNINIERNDGKRIERRYEFKGEGNGNEDIVIRREVGPKVRVYKKSGKGEGEIFDSEEFSHELHGNMESLKETMKDMGKDLKFEFRTIPDNIMMFDRNISSGSKTIRGVEVYPNNPKTEILNVRFNAPQKGDVSIKVLDIKGNVVAKEEIKDFTGEYVGQINIGKQKSGIVFVMITQGEDGNVKRVVLPSNEK from the coding sequence ATGAAAGCTATATTTTCACTTATGAAGAAAAGCACAGTTTTGATGTTATGTGCCGCACCCATTATTTCATTTGCACAGGAGAAAAAAGAGAAGATTCGTGTCCGTATCGAACAAGAAGTTGAAGGAAAAACAACCATTAGCGAAAAAGTATTTAATGGCTCGGGTTTATCGAGTAGCCAAAAAGAGGAAATGATTGAGAAATTTAAAGATTCGGTTTTGGCACTTAACAAAGGTAAAGCACAAGGGGTAAAGATTGAAGTAGACAATAATTCAAACTCAAATATCAATATCGAAAGAAATGACGGTAAACGTATTGAGCGACGTTATGAGTTTAAAGGAGAAGGCAATGGCAATGAAGATATTGTAATCAGAAGAGAAGTAGGACCTAAAGTGAGAGTTTATAAGAAAAGTGGTAAAGGAGAAGGTGAGATTTTTGATAGTGAAGAGTTTTCGCATGAACTACATGGAAATATGGAAAGTTTGAAAGAAACCATGAAAGATATGGGCAAAGATTTGAAATTTGAGTTCCGTACTATTCCTGATAATATCATGATGTTCGATAGAAATATTAGCTCAGGAAGTAAAACAATTCGTGGTGTAGAAGTTTATCCAAATAACCCTAAGACCGAAATTTTAAATGTTCGTTTCAACGCCCCTCAAAAAGGTGATGTAAGTATTAAGGTTTTAGATATCAAAGGTAATGTAGTTGCTAAGGAAGAAATCAAAGATTTTACAGGCGAATACGTTGGACAAATAAATATTGGTAAGCAAAAAAGCGGAATAGTTTTCGTGATGATTACGCAAGGTGAAGATGGAAATGTTAAACGTGTAGTTTTACCATCGAATGAAAAATAA
- the mnmH gene encoding tRNA 2-selenouridine(34) synthase MnmH: MTKPISVEQFLEKSKTLPIIDVRSPGEFERGHIVEAVNIPLFENHERAEVGTRYKKVGKESAFLLGLDIVGPKLSGFVKKSRKVAPNGEVLVHCWRGGMRSGSFATLLASAGMQVYTLIGGYKRYRTYALEKLSQPFDLIVLGGKTGSGKTEILYELAKKGEQIIDLEGLAHHKGSSFGMIGQKPQPTTEQFENELFTHVSQLDPSRRIWIEDESRNIGCCNVPDPLWQLMRTSRVAFIDVSKEIRIKRLVQEYAQFSTNDLKAATDRILKHLGGQNHKAAVDALEKSDFELGVDIALNYYDKTYLHGLSKREPSKVTTISITENNPSVAAQLLIDSF; the protein is encoded by the coding sequence ATGACAAAACCTATCTCTGTAGAGCAGTTTCTTGAAAAGTCGAAAACTTTGCCAATTATTGATGTGCGTTCGCCGGGAGAGTTTGAGCGTGGACACATCGTTGAGGCTGTCAATATTCCACTTTTCGAAAATCACGAGCGAGCAGAGGTAGGTACTCGCTACAAGAAAGTTGGCAAAGAATCTGCTTTTTTATTAGGGCTTGATATTGTCGGACCAAAGTTATCGGGTTTTGTAAAAAAGTCGAGAAAAGTTGCTCCAAATGGCGAAGTTTTAGTCCACTGCTGGCGTGGCGGTATGCGAAGTGGAAGTTTTGCTACTTTACTGGCTTCGGCAGGTATGCAAGTATATACTCTCATTGGTGGCTATAAAAGATATCGTACTTACGCACTCGAAAAATTAAGCCAGCCTTTTGACCTCATTGTTTTAGGCGGAAAAACAGGAAGTGGGAAAACTGAAATTTTATACGAATTAGCTAAAAAAGGTGAACAAATCATAGATTTAGAGGGCTTAGCACATCATAAAGGCTCTTCTTTTGGAATGATTGGACAAAAGCCCCAACCTACCACCGAACAGTTTGAGAATGAGCTTTTTACTCACGTGAGCCAGTTAGACCCTTCTCGTCGTATTTGGATTGAAGATGAAAGTCGAAACATTGGTTGTTGTAATGTGCCAGACCCTCTTTGGCAGCTTATGCGTACGAGCAGAGTGGCTTTTATAGATGTTTCGAAAGAAATTAGAATTAAGCGATTAGTTCAAGAATATGCTCAGTTTTCTACTAATGATTTAAAAGCTGCTACCGACCGAATATTGAAACATTTAGGAGGACAAAACCATAAGGCTGCGGTTGATGCCCTCGAAAAGAGTGATTTTGAGCTTGGGGTTGATATTGCTCTAAACTATTACGACAAAACATATCTTCATGGCCTTTCGAAGCGAGAGCCTTCAAAGGTGACTACTATTTCTATCACCGAAAATAACCCATCAGTTGCTGCTCAGCTACTTATAGATAGTTTTTAA
- a CDS encoding pyridoxine 5'-phosphate synthase codes for MTKLSVNINKIATLRNSRGGNQPNVVQVAIDCEKFGAEGITVHPRPDERHIRYQDVYDLKEVITTEFNIEGNPTEKKFVELVLANKPTQVTLVPDALNAITSNAGWDTITHRERLKDLVATFKSAGCRVSIFVDPIEKMVEGAAETGTDRIELYTESYAHHYSKNREEAVRDYVKAAQMAANVGLGVNGGHDLSLENLRYFKESIPNLLEVSIGHALICDALYFGLENTIQLYLRELE; via the coding sequence ATGACAAAACTATCAGTCAATATAAATAAAATAGCAACTTTGCGAAACTCTCGGGGTGGAAACCAACCGAATGTGGTGCAGGTTGCGATTGATTGCGAAAAATTTGGAGCGGAAGGGATTACGGTTCACCCTCGCCCCGACGAACGCCACATCAGATACCAAGATGTATATGATTTAAAAGAAGTAATTACGACCGAATTTAATATTGAAGGAAATCCTACCGAAAAGAAATTTGTTGAGCTAGTTTTAGCCAACAAACCCACCCAAGTGACTCTCGTTCCTGACGCCCTCAATGCGATTACTTCAAATGCGGGCTGGGACACAATTACTCACAGAGAACGCTTAAAAGATTTAGTTGCTACTTTTAAAAGTGCGGGTTGTCGAGTGTCGATTTTCGTTGATCCTATCGAAAAAATGGTTGAAGGAGCCGCCGAAACAGGTACCGACCGCATTGAACTTTATACCGAAAGCTATGCTCACCATTATTCTAAAAATCGTGAGGAAGCGGTAAGAGATTATGTGAAGGCAGCACAAATGGCGGCAAATGTAGGTTTAGGTGTGAATGGTGGACATGATTTGAGTCTTGAGAACTTACGTTATTTTAAAGAAAGTATTCCGAATCTATTGGAAGTATCAATCGGGCATGCCTTGATTTGCGATGCACTTTATTTTGGTTTAGAGAATACAATCCAACTTTATCTGCGTGAATTAGAATAA
- a CDS encoding GatB/YqeY domain-containing protein — MSLKTEIDGQIKAAMLAREKVRLEALRDIKKLILLEETKEGKSGELTADEEMKLLTKAAKQRKDSSEIYRQQNRADLLEKELAELAVIEEFLPKQLSEEELKAKLQEIITRVGASAPSDMGKVMGVATKELAGLADGKIISATVKALLA, encoded by the coding sequence ATGTCTTTAAAAACAGAAATCGACGGACAAATAAAAGCTGCGATGTTGGCTCGTGAAAAGGTAAGATTAGAAGCTCTTCGTGATATAAAAAAATTGATTCTTTTGGAAGAAACAAAAGAAGGAAAATCTGGAGAATTGACGGCTGATGAAGAAATGAAATTACTTACCAAAGCTGCCAAACAAAGAAAAGATTCTTCTGAAATCTATCGTCAACAAAATCGTGCTGATTTACTTGAAAAAGAATTAGCTGAATTGGCAGTAATTGAAGAATTTTTGCCGAAACAACTCTCAGAAGAGGAATTAAAAGCAAAATTACAAGAAATTATCACTCGTGTTGGAGCTTCTGCCCCTTCTGATATGGGTAAAGTAATGGGTGTAGCAACTAAAGAATTGGCTGGCCTTGCCGATGGTAAAATAATCTCGGCTACAGTGAAAGCTTTGTTAGCTTAA
- a CDS encoding GNAT family N-acetyltransferase has product MMNFTIMTALKIQTINNSDIEVFSEVATRAYFDHYKHLWFDHGQWYAQRCFNTQQLSDEMADDKNLFFFAIVNEIPVGFLKLRPQNQLADQKGVGFEIERIYLTNEATGQGIGRKLMDFAIEMARQQQKDYVWLKAMDSSQNAIRFYESLGFEICGTSRLTFEQMKEEYKGMVTMKKNLN; this is encoded by the coding sequence ATGATGAATTTTACAATCATGACAGCATTAAAAATACAAACGATAAACAATTCAGATATTGAGGTTTTTTCAGAAGTAGCAACCCGTGCTTATTTCGACCACTACAAACATTTGTGGTTTGACCATGGTCAATGGTATGCCCAAAGGTGTTTTAATACCCAACAATTAAGCGATGAAATGGCTGATGATAAAAATCTATTTTTCTTCGCTATTGTCAATGAAATACCCGTGGGTTTTCTTAAGCTTCGCCCACAAAATCAATTAGCCGACCAAAAAGGTGTAGGCTTTGAAATTGAGCGGATTTATCTAACAAATGAAGCAACAGGACAAGGCATTGGTAGAAAACTCATGGATTTTGCCATTGAAATGGCTCGCCAGCAGCAAAAAGACTATGTTTGGTTGAAGGCGATGGATAGTAGCCAAAATGCAATCAGATTTTATGAAAGCTTAGGTTTTGAAATATGCGGAACTTCTCGACTAACTTTTGAGCAAATGAAAGAAGAATATAAGGGAATGGTGACGATGAAGAAAAACTTGAATTAA
- a CDS encoding acyltransferase family protein — MSSSSSTQRLYSLDALRGFDMFWIMGGEDFFHALSEATHHPAAIWIATQLSHVAWNGFRFYDLIFPLFLFISGVSTPYSVGREIEKGIDKQAILRRIIKRGLILVLLGVIYNNGLQIKELSQIRFPSVLGRIGLAYMFACIIYVYASQRWQYVWFSGLLIGYYLIMKFNAAPGFVAGDLTIQGNFASWVDRMLVPGRLHLKIHDPEGLFSTIPAIGTGLLGIFAGNYLKNVTTKTPTQKAATLAILGLVCLIIGGSWGIVFPINKNLWTSSFMLYAGGCSLLLLSLFYFIIDVLQYQRWAFFFTIIGLNSILIYMSGLVINWYYAANGLFRWLAQLVGENYHEVIIALAVIAIKWAFLRAMYHYKIFLRV; from the coding sequence ATGAGCTCTTCAAGTTCTACACAAAGACTTTATTCACTCGATGCCCTTCGTGGTTTTGATATGTTTTGGATTATGGGCGGAGAAGATTTTTTTCACGCTCTTAGCGAAGCTACTCACCATCCGGCAGCCATTTGGATAGCCACTCAACTTTCGCACGTTGCATGGAATGGCTTCCGATTTTATGACCTCATTTTCCCATTATTTTTATTCATTTCTGGTGTATCTACCCCTTATTCGGTAGGCCGAGAAATAGAAAAAGGTATTGATAAACAAGCAATACTACGCCGAATCATCAAACGTGGACTAATATTAGTTTTACTTGGCGTCATCTACAATAATGGTTTACAAATAAAAGAACTCTCACAAATACGTTTCCCGAGTGTTTTGGGGCGTATTGGTTTAGCCTATATGTTTGCTTGTATTATTTATGTTTATGCAAGTCAACGTTGGCAATATGTGTGGTTTTCGGGTTTACTGATTGGTTATTATTTAATCATGAAATTTAATGCTGCACCGGGTTTTGTTGCGGGTGATTTGACAATTCAAGGCAATTTTGCATCTTGGGTTGACAGAATGTTGGTACCGGGCCGATTACACTTAAAAATTCATGACCCTGAAGGGCTTTTCTCAACTATTCCTGCCATAGGTACAGGTTTATTGGGAATTTTTGCAGGAAATTACTTGAAGAATGTAACTACTAAAACACCCACACAGAAAGCAGCTACTTTAGCAATATTAGGTTTGGTTTGTTTGATTATTGGTGGGAGTTGGGGAATCGTTTTCCCGATAAATAAAAACCTATGGACAAGTTCGTTTATGCTTTATGCTGGTGGATGTAGCCTTTTACTGCTTTCTTTGTTTTATTTTATCATTGATGTGCTTCAATACCAACGTTGGGCGTTTTTCTTTACCATCATCGGACTAAACTCAATTTTGATTTATATGTCTGGCCTTGTAATAAACTGGTATTATGCAGCTAATGGACTTTTCCGTTGGTTAGCTCAGTTGGTTGGCGAAAATTATCACGAGGTAATCATTGCTCTTGCCGTTATTGCCATCAAGTGGGCATTCCTTAGAGCCATGTATCATTATAAGATTTTCTTGCGAGTATAG
- a CDS encoding DUF547 domain-containing protein, with protein sequence MKITSLLVIILLAVSSCFAVNAPTSTADPISHEIWNGLLKKYVDAKGFVNYGGFKKDQAELRKYLSLLENNAPNERWSKEEKLAYWINAYNAFTVQLILDHTDEKIKSIKDIGSKVKIPFVNTPWDIKFINIGGKKLDLNNIEHGIIRKDFDEPRIHFALVCAAKSCPPLRNEAFIASKLNQQLDDQGFDFLNDSYKNQVSAKEAKLSNIFNWYGGDFKDKMSVIDWANKYAKTKANKDAKISYMDYNWELNGKY encoded by the coding sequence ATGAAAATCACGAGCTTATTAGTAATTATACTCTTGGCGGTAAGCAGCTGTTTTGCTGTAAATGCTCCTACTTCAACGGCCGACCCAATTAGTCATGAAATTTGGAATGGCCTATTGAAAAAATACGTTGATGCAAAGGGCTTCGTGAATTACGGTGGTTTTAAGAAAGACCAAGCAGAGCTAAGAAAGTACCTATCTTTGCTAGAAAATAATGCCCCAAACGAACGCTGGAGCAAAGAAGAGAAGTTGGCTTATTGGATAAATGCCTACAATGCGTTTACTGTACAATTGATTCTCGACCACACCGATGAAAAAATCAAGAGCATCAAAGATATTGGCAGCAAGGTAAAGATTCCGTTTGTGAATACTCCTTGGGATATTAAGTTTATTAATATTGGCGGAAAAAAACTGGATTTGAATAATATCGAGCATGGCATTATTCGTAAGGATTTTGATGAGCCTCGTATTCATTTTGCCTTGGTTTGTGCCGCAAAATCTTGTCCACCGTTGCGAAATGAGGCTTTTATTGCTTCTAAATTAAACCAACAACTCGACGACCAAGGTTTTGACTTCTTGAATGATTCTTATAAAAATCAAGTTTCAGCCAAAGAAGCCAAACTTTCAAATATTTTCAACTGGTACGGTGGCGATTTTAAAGATAAAATGTCAGTAATCGATTGGGCGAATAAATACGCCAAAACAAAGGCAAACAAAGATGCCAAAATCTCATATATGGATTATAACTGGGAATTAAATGGGAAGTATTAA
- the dinB gene encoding DNA polymerase IV, protein MHRKIIHIDMDAFFASVEQRDFAELRGKPVAVGGSSERGVVAAASYEARKFGVRSAMSSRIAKQKCPSLIFVKPRFEVYKQVSREIREIFLEYTPLVEPLSLDEAYLDVTENLKGIATATEIAQEIKVRIKEKTTLTASAGVSVNKFLAKIASDYRKPDGLFVIKPSQAEAFVEKLEIAKFHGIGRVTAEKMHKMGIFTGKELREKSLEFLVNNFGKVGRYYHDIARGIDNRSVNPDSIRKSVGVENTFDRDLTEPDDLYHELDDIIEQLWRRMQRANAFGKSITLKIKFADFDTITRSRTTHLPVFEKDFLAKVSYEMLNNLFPLPKGVRLMGVSFSNLEFADEMIGRQLTLSF, encoded by the coding sequence TTGCACCGAAAAATCATACATATTGATATGGATGCTTTTTTTGCCTCGGTTGAGCAGCGTGACTTTGCCGAGTTACGAGGGAAACCCGTAGCTGTGGGCGGAAGTAGCGAGCGGGGCGTTGTGGCAGCGGCCAGTTATGAAGCCAGAAAATTTGGCGTTCGTTCGGCTATGTCTTCACGTATTGCCAAACAAAAATGCCCCAGTCTGATTTTTGTCAAGCCAAGGTTTGAAGTGTATAAGCAAGTTTCGAGAGAAATCAGAGAGATATTTTTAGAATATACGCCTTTGGTAGAGCCACTTTCGTTGGATGAGGCATATTTGGATGTAACTGAGAATCTGAAAGGAATTGCCACTGCTACTGAAATTGCACAAGAAATTAAAGTTCGAATCAAGGAGAAAACAACACTTACGGCTTCGGCAGGGGTTTCGGTAAATAAGTTTTTAGCCAAAATTGCCTCCGATTACCGCAAACCCGATGGATTATTTGTTATCAAGCCATCGCAAGCAGAAGCATTTGTTGAGAAACTCGAAATCGCGAAGTTTCATGGAATAGGAAGAGTTACCGCCGAAAAAATGCACAAAATGGGCATTTTTACAGGAAAGGAATTACGAGAAAAAAGCTTAGAATTTTTGGTGAATAATTTTGGAAAAGTTGGGCGATATTACCATGATATTGCTCGGGGAATTGACAACCGTTCTGTAAACCCCGATAGTATCAGAAAATCGGTTGGAGTAGAAAATACATTCGACCGTGATTTGACCGAACCCGATGACCTTTATCACGAACTTGATGATATCATCGAGCAGCTTTGGCGAAGAATGCAACGTGCCAATGCCTTCGGGAAAAGTATTACCCTAAAAATAAAATTTGCCGATTTTGATACCATTACTCGCAGCCGAACTACCCATTTACCAGTTTTTGAGAAAGATTTTTTAGCTAAAGTTTCCTACGAAATGCTTAATAATTTGTTTCCATTGCCTAAAGGAGTGAGATTAATGGGGGTTTCTTTCTCAAATCTCGAATTTGCAGATGAGATGATTGGTCGCCAGCTCACATTAAGTTTCTAA
- a CDS encoding YebC/PmpR family DNA-binding transcriptional regulator, producing MGRAFEFRKARKMKRWGQMAKTFTRIGKDIAIAVKSGGPDPNSNSRLRAIMQNAKAANMPKANVENAIKRASSKDQEDYKEVVYEGYGQHGVAILVECTTDNTNRTVANVRSYFSKCGGSLGTSGMLDFIFDRKSVFKIANDGKTDIEELELELIDFGAEEVFLDEEANQINIYGEFTAFGALQKYFEEKGFELLHADFERIPTDTKQLTDEQAADIEKLIEKLEEDDDVQNVYHNMVS from the coding sequence ATGGGAAGAGCGTTTGAATTTAGAAAAGCCCGCAAAATGAAGCGTTGGGGGCAAATGGCAAAAACTTTTACAAGGATTGGTAAAGACATTGCGATTGCAGTAAAATCAGGTGGACCAGACCCAAATAGTAACTCACGCTTACGTGCGATTATGCAAAACGCCAAGGCAGCCAATATGCCAAAGGCAAACGTTGAGAATGCAATCAAACGTGCTTCTTCTAAAGACCAAGAAGATTACAAAGAGGTAGTATATGAAGGATATGGCCAGCACGGAGTAGCAATTTTAGTAGAATGTACTACTGATAATACGAATCGTACAGTTGCCAATGTTCGTAGCTATTTCTCGAAATGTGGAGGTAGTTTAGGAACTTCTGGCATGTTAGATTTCATTTTTGACCGTAAATCGGTTTTCAAAATTGCCAATGATGGTAAAACTGACATCGAAGAATTAGAACTTGAATTGATTGATTTTGGTGCTGAAGAAGTTTTCTTAGACGAAGAAGCTAATCAAATCAATATTTACGGTGAGTTTACGGCATTTGGTGCTTTACAAAAATATTTCGAAGAGAAAGGTTTTGAACTACTTCATGCCGATTTCGAAAGAATTCCAACTGACACCAAACAATTAACCGATGAGCAAGCGGCAGATATTGAAAAGCTTATCGAAAAACTCGAAGAAGACGATGACGTACAAAATGTTTACCACAATATGGTAAGCTAA